The following are from one region of the Roseobacter fucihabitans genome:
- the cobT gene encoding cobaltochelatase subunit CobT: protein MTKQSDNPADAFKKALSEATKVMAHDPELTVSYSVDPAGMSGDAMRLPQVSRRMTRDEVMLARGTADALALNRRYHNGQTHSKYQPQGEMARDLYEAMETARCEAMGARDMPGTAGNIDAKIAHEAMRKGYDQVSQAADAPLATAAGYLIRHLATGRDLPSGAQNVMELWRGFIEDHCGGTLDNLDATLSDQATFAKLARQLISDLGYGDQLGDDPDQIDEDQEDAAEEGADEQDDPDSSGQDDKDEEESEGSPEQSQEEQQDAAQAQVSMDDMADQEMGEEAEMPDGEAPMEPPAPPQASDADPNYLVYLSDHDEEIGAEDLADPVELERLRAYLDQQLEPLKGAVSRLANKLQRRLQAQQNRSWEFDLEEGMLDAGRLARVVANPTTPLSFKVEKDTEFRDTVVTLLLDNSGSMRGRPISIAAICADVLARTLERCNVKVEILGFTTRAWKGGQAREAWLNDGRPQQPGRLNDLRHIVYKSADAPWRRTRPNLGLMMKEGLLKENIDGEALEWAHRRMMGRHEARKILMVISDGAPVDDSTLSVNPANYLEKHLRDVIAMVEKRRAVELLAIGIGHDVTRYYDRAVTITDVDQLAGAMTEQLAALFDNDPRARARVMGMKRVS from the coding sequence ATGACCAAACAATCCGACAACCCCGCCGATGCGTTCAAGAAGGCCCTCTCTGAGGCGACCAAGGTCATGGCGCATGATCCAGAATTGACCGTGTCCTATTCGGTCGACCCGGCGGGCATGTCGGGCGATGCGATGCGTTTGCCGCAGGTCTCTCGCCGTATGACACGCGATGAGGTGATGTTGGCGCGCGGGACGGCGGATGCTTTGGCGCTCAACCGGCGCTATCACAATGGGCAGACCCACTCAAAGTACCAGCCGCAGGGCGAGATGGCGCGGGACCTCTATGAGGCCATGGAGACCGCGCGTTGCGAGGCGATGGGTGCGCGCGACATGCCAGGCACAGCCGGTAACATCGATGCGAAAATTGCCCATGAGGCCATGCGCAAGGGCTATGATCAGGTCAGCCAGGCCGCAGATGCGCCGCTTGCCACGGCAGCCGGGTATCTGATCCGGCATCTGGCAACGGGGCGCGATTTGCCGTCGGGCGCGCAGAACGTCATGGAACTCTGGCGCGGGTTCATTGAGGATCACTGCGGCGGCACGCTGGACAATCTGGATGCGACGCTGAGCGATCAGGCGACATTTGCAAAACTGGCGCGTCAGTTGATTTCCGATCTGGGGTACGGCGATCAATTGGGCGATGATCCCGATCAGATCGACGAGGATCAGGAGGACGCGGCCGAAGAAGGCGCGGATGAGCAGGATGATCCCGACAGCAGCGGTCAGGATGATAAGGATGAAGAGGAGTCCGAGGGCTCCCCAGAGCAATCCCAGGAAGAGCAGCAGGACGCCGCCCAAGCCCAGGTTTCCATGGATGACATGGCCGATCAAGAGATGGGCGAGGAGGCAGAAATGCCCGATGGCGAGGCCCCGATGGAGCCACCCGCCCCGCCGCAGGCCTCGGATGCGGACCCCAATTACCTTGTGTACCTGAGTGATCATGATGAAGAAATCGGTGCGGAGGATCTGGCGGATCCGGTCGAGCTGGAACGGCTGCGCGCCTATCTGGACCAGCAATTGGAACCCCTCAAGGGGGCCGTGTCCCGCCTGGCCAATAAACTCCAACGCCGTCTTCAGGCGCAACAAAACCGGTCGTGGGAGTTTGACCTCGAAGAGGGGATGTTGGACGCCGGGCGTTTGGCGCGTGTTGTGGCAAACCCGACGACGCCGCTGTCCTTCAAGGTCGAAAAGGACACCGAATTCCGCGATACGGTCGTGACCTTGCTGCTGGATAATTCCGGCTCCATGCGGGGACGGCCGATTTCCATCGCGGCGATTTGTGCCGATGTTCTGGCGCGTACTCTGGAACGCTGCAACGTGAAGGTGGAAATTCTCGGCTTTACCACGCGGGCCTGGAAGGGCGGTCAGGCACGTGAGGCCTGGCTCAATGACGGACGGCCACAACAACCCGGACGGCTGAATGATCTGCGTCATATCGTCTATAAGTCAGCGGATGCGCCCTGGCGGCGCACGCGGCCAAATCTGGGGCTGATGATGAAAGAGGGGCTGCTCAAGGAAAACATCGATGGCGAGGCGCTGGAATGGGCGCACCGCCGGATGATGGGCCGCCATGAGGCACGCAAGATCCTGATGGTGATTTCTGATGGGGCACCGGTGGATGACAGCACGCTCTCGGTCAATCCGGCCAATTATCTGGAAAAACACCTGCGTGATGTGATCGCCATGGTGGAAAAGCGCCGTGCAGTGGAATTGCTGGCGATCGGCATCGGGCATGATGTGACGCGCTATTATGACCGCGCGGTGACGATCACGGATGTGGATCAGCTGGCGGGTGCGATGACCGAACAGCTGGCCGCGCTCTTTGACAATGATCCGCGCGCGCGGGCGCGTGTGATGGGTATGAAGCGCGTAAGCTGA
- the cobS gene encoding cobaltochelatase subunit CobS, with protein sequence MADGALDINTKPTEEIHVRDVFGIDTDMVVKGFADRSDRVPELDTTYKFDPDTTLAILAGFSHNRRVMIQGYHGTGKSTHIEQVAARLNWPAVRVNLDSHISRIDLIGKDAIKLKNGKQVTDFQEGILPWALRNPTAIVFDEYDAGRADVMFVIQRVLEVDGKLTLLDQNQVIEPHPYFRIFATANTVGLGDTTGLYHGTQQINQGQMDRWSLVATLNYLSIDAETAIVLSKNPHYNTEKGRKIVKQMVTVADLTRTAFMNGDLSTVMSPRTVIAWAQNAEIFRNVGYAFRLSFLNKCDELERQTVAEFYQRLFDEELPESAASVSLG encoded by the coding sequence ATGGCCGACGGCGCACTGGACATCAACACCAAGCCCACCGAAGAAATCCACGTCCGTGATGTTTTTGGGATCGACACCGATATGGTCGTCAAGGGATTTGCGGATCGCAGCGACCGGGTGCCCGAACTCGACACCACCTATAAATTTGACCCCGATACCACCCTGGCGATCCTCGCTGGGTTTTCGCACAACCGCCGCGTGATGATCCAAGGCTATCACGGTACGGGGAAATCGACGCATATTGAACAAGTTGCAGCGCGCTTGAATTGGCCAGCGGTACGCGTGAACCTTGACAGCCATATTTCGCGGATTGATCTGATCGGTAAGGACGCGATCAAACTCAAAAACGGCAAGCAGGTCACTGATTTTCAGGAGGGCATCCTGCCCTGGGCCCTGCGTAACCCTACGGCGATTGTGTTTGATGAATATGACGCGGGGCGCGCGGATGTGATGTTCGTGATCCAACGCGTGCTGGAAGTGGACGGAAAGCTGACCCTGCTCGATCAGAATCAGGTGATCGAACCGCACCCCTATTTCCGCATTTTTGCCACAGCGAATACCGTGGGTCTTGGGGATACCACGGGCCTTTATCATGGGACGCAGCAGATCAACCAAGGCCAGATGGACCGCTGGTCACTGGTGGCGACGCTGAATTACCTGAGCATTGACGCGGAAACCGCCATCGTTCTGTCCAAGAACCCGCATTACAACACCGAAAAGGGCCGCAAGATCGTCAAGCAGATGGTCACGGTCGCGGATCTCACGCGCACGGCCTTCATGAACGGGGATTTGTCTACGGTGATGTCGCCCCGGACGGTGATCGCCTGGGCGCAGAACGCCGAGATTTTCCGCAACGTCGGTTATGCTTTCCGCCTGTCGTTCCTCAACAAATGCGACGAGCTGGAGCGCCAGACCGTCGCGGAGTTCTATCAGCGGCTGTTTGACGAGGAACTGCCGGAGAGTGCTGCGAGCGTGAGTTTGGGATAG
- a CDS encoding J domain-containing protein gives MPKHDPFGFDMSVSSFKKKNPRGRRGMSGASETSTRVCDHDGCDEAGKYRAPKAPDVLDDFFWFCQAHVREYNLKWNFFDGTTEAELNAQMSKDKVWERATKPLGDPEARAWARLGIEDPHQVLGANATQNPGKGPQAGRRLPPTERRALEILDAKDTWSKPEVRKSYKALIKVLHPDMNGGNRSQEEQLQEVVWAWDQIKGSRNFKD, from the coding sequence ATGCCAAAACATGATCCATTCGGATTCGATATGTCCGTCTCTTCCTTCAAGAAGAAAAACCCGCGCGGTCGACGTGGCATGTCGGGGGCGTCTGAAACGTCCACCCGTGTGTGCGATCATGACGGTTGCGATGAGGCGGGCAAGTACCGCGCGCCAAAGGCACCGGATGTCCTGGATGATTTCTTCTGGTTTTGTCAGGCGCATGTGCGCGAATACAACCTGAAATGGAATTTCTTTGACGGGACGACCGAAGCTGAGCTGAATGCACAGATGTCCAAGGACAAGGTCTGGGAGCGCGCAACCAAACCGCTGGGCGATCCGGAGGCCCGTGCCTGGGCGCGTCTGGGCATTGAGGATCCGCATCAGGTTTTGGGCGCGAATGCGACGCAAAACCCCGGCAAAGGACCACAAGCCGGGCGTCGCCTGCCCCCGACCGAGCGGCGTGCGCTTGAGATTTTGGATGCTAAAGACACCTGGAGCAAACCTGAGGTGCGCAAGTCCTACAAGGCGCTGATCAAGGTCCTGCACCCGGATATGAACGGCGGGAATCGCAGCCAGGAAGAACAGCTGCAAGAGGTCGTCTGGGCCTGGGATCAGATCAAGGGCAGCCGCAATTTCAAGGATTGA
- a CDS encoding BolA family transcriptional regulator: protein MSKRQEIEDRLRDAFAPRALEVVDDSESHRGHSGYPEGGESHFNVAIRSERFKSMNRVARHRAIHAALGAKLIARIHALSLDVDV from the coding sequence ATGTCGAAACGACAAGAGATTGAGGATCGTTTGCGGGACGCTTTTGCGCCGCGCGCATTGGAAGTGGTCGATGACAGCGAAAGCCATCGAGGTCATTCAGGTTATCCCGAAGGAGGTGAAAGCCACTTTAACGTGGCGATCCGTTCCGAGCGGTTCAAGAGCATGAACAGAGTGGCGCGCCACCGGGCGATCCATGCGGCGTTGGGTGCGAAGCTGATCGCGCGCATTCACGCGCTTTCACTTGATGTAGATGTTTAA
- a CDS encoding DUF4177 domain-containing protein, with the protein MAQFEYKVIAAPTRGLKAKGVKTPEDRFAHAFEVVMNDMAAEGWHYQRAETLPSVERAGLTSTATNWRNILIFRRETEAEVTHSPAPQIALTAIEDASARKEPVLNPPPAPAPHHLETPLVAPPTESDQIMESDDNSISSDPPSDDIKHFKTNH; encoded by the coding sequence ATGGCGCAATTTGAATATAAGGTGATTGCAGCGCCGACACGCGGCCTCAAAGCCAAAGGTGTCAAAACGCCCGAAGACCGTTTTGCACATGCGTTTGAGGTGGTGATGAACGACATGGCAGCCGAGGGGTGGCACTATCAGCGGGCCGAAACCCTGCCCTCAGTGGAACGCGCGGGGCTGACATCGACTGCGACGAACTGGCGCAATATCCTGATCTTTCGCCGCGAGACCGAAGCGGAGGTAACCCACAGCCCTGCACCACAAATTGCGCTCACTGCCATCGAGGACGCCTCTGCGCGCAAAGAACCGGTGCTTAATCCGCCCCCTGCGCCAGCCCCGCATCATCTCGAAACGCCCCTTGTTGCGCCGCCAACAGAAAGCGACCAGATCATGGAGTCGGACGATAATTCGATATCTTCCGATCCACCATCAGACGATATAAAACATTTTAAAACAAATCACTAG
- the gatB gene encoding Asp-tRNA(Asn)/Glu-tRNA(Gln) amidotransferase subunit GatB has protein sequence MLDLTYETPKPKIISGAKHDWELVIGMEVHAQVSSKAKLFSAASTTFGAEPNNNVSFVDAAMPGMLPTINEFCVEQAVRTGLGLKAEIHLESAFDRKNYFYPDLPQGYQISQLYHPIVGEGEVLVEMGDGSARLVRVERIHLEQDAGKSIHDMDPNMSFVDLNRTGVALMEIVSRPDIRGPEEAAAYLAKLRQILRYLGTCNGDMQSGAMRADVNVSICRPGQYEKYQASQDFSHLGTRCEIKNMNSMRFIQAAIDVEARRQIAIVEAGGTVDQETRLYDPDKNETRSMRSKEEAHDYRYFPDPDLLPLVIEQAWVDQIGANLPELPDAKKARFIADFGLSDYDASVLTADFESAGYFEAVAAGRDGKMAANWVINELFGRLKKDDAGIVGSPVSPVQLGGIIDLIASDAISGKIAKELFEIVYTEGGDPTEIVEARGMKQVTDTGAIEAAVDAIVAANPDQVAKARENPKLAGWFVGQVMKATGGKANPRAVNQLVAQKLKG, from the coding sequence ATGCTTGATTTGACCTATGAAACACCCAAACCCAAGATCATTTCCGGGGCCAAACACGATTGGGAACTGGTGATCGGCATGGAGGTCCACGCACAGGTCTCCTCCAAGGCAAAGCTGTTCTCGGCGGCCTCCACCACATTCGGCGCGGAACCCAATAACAACGTCTCCTTTGTGGATGCGGCCATGCCCGGCATGTTGCCCACGATCAACGAATTCTGTGTCGAGCAGGCCGTGCGCACCGGGCTTGGCCTCAAAGCGGAAATCCATCTGGAAAGCGCCTTTGATCGCAAGAATTACTTCTATCCCGACCTGCCACAGGGCTATCAGATTTCGCAGCTCTATCACCCCATCGTGGGCGAGGGCGAAGTGCTGGTGGAAATGGGCGACGGGAGCGCCCGTCTGGTGCGGGTCGAGCGCATCCATCTGGAACAGGATGCGGGCAAATCCATCCACGATATGGACCCCAACATGTCCTTTGTGGACCTGAACCGAACCGGTGTCGCCTTGATGGAAATCGTGTCGCGCCCGGACATTCGTGGCCCCGAAGAGGCCGCCGCTTACCTGGCGAAACTGCGCCAAATCCTGCGCTATCTGGGGACCTGCAATGGTGACATGCAATCGGGTGCGATGCGCGCGGATGTGAACGTATCGATCTGCCGCCCCGGTCAGTATGAAAAATATCAGGCGAGCCAGGATTTCAGCCATCTGGGCACGCGCTGCGAGATCAAGAACATGAATTCCATGCGCTTCATCCAGGCCGCCATTGACGTTGAAGCCCGCCGCCAGATCGCCATTGTTGAGGCCGGTGGCACGGTGGATCAGGAAACACGTCTTTATGATCCCGACAAGAACGAAACCCGTTCGATGCGCTCCAAGGAAGAGGCGCATGATTACCGGTATTTCCCCGATCCTGATCTCTTGCCACTGGTGATTGAACAGGCCTGGGTGGATCAAATTGGTGCCAATCTGCCCGAACTGCCCGATGCCAAAAAAGCCCGGTTCATAGCCGATTTTGGCCTGTCGGATTACGATGCATCGGTTCTGACGGCTGATTTTGAATCGGCGGGTTATTTCGAAGCGGTCGCGGCCGGGCGCGATGGAAAAATGGCCGCAAATTGGGTGATCAACGAGCTGTTTGGCCGCCTGAAAAAAGATGACGCGGGCATCGTTGGTAGCCCGGTATCCCCGGTCCAATTGGGTGGGATCATCGATCTGATCGCGTCTGATGCGATTTCGGGCAAGATCGCCAAGGAGCTGTTTGAAATCGTCTATACCGAAGGCGGCGACCCGACCGAAATCGTCGAGGCACGCGGCATGAAACAGGTCACCGATACGGGCGCGATTGAAGCGGCGGTCGACGCGATCGTCGCCGCGAACCCCGATCAGGTCGCCAAGGCCCGCGAGAACCCCAAACTCGCCGGGTGGTTTGTCGGGCAGGTGATGAAAGCCACCGGCGGCAAGGCCAACCCGAGGGCCGTGAACCAATTGGTCGCGCAGAAACTAAAGGGCTGA
- a CDS encoding transglycosylase SLT domain-containing protein, with translation MPNHRMWNQAALEALRSHGKPLVEMVPEDIAQWCPQYEVADEAARAAFWVGFMSALAKHESTYQPWAVGGGGKWFGLLQIAPATARGYECRAGSGEALKDGGDNLSCAVRIMAVTVPRDGKIFGKDENWRGVAADWGPMRSTSKRRDIADWLVRQPYCKAPPEPVRNRSRYKSPNR, from the coding sequence ATGCCAAATCATCGGATGTGGAATCAGGCCGCACTGGAGGCCCTGCGCAGTCATGGAAAGCCCTTGGTTGAGATGGTTCCCGAGGATATCGCGCAGTGGTGCCCCCAGTATGAGGTGGCCGATGAGGCCGCGCGCGCGGCTTTCTGGGTCGGGTTCATGTCGGCCCTGGCAAAGCATGAAAGCACCTATCAGCCCTGGGCGGTTGGGGGCGGTGGCAAATGGTTTGGCCTGTTGCAGATCGCGCCTGCGACGGCGCGTGGATATGAGTGCCGCGCGGGCTCGGGGGAGGCGCTGAAAGACGGTGGTGACAACCTCAGCTGTGCCGTGCGGATCATGGCCGTGACCGTGCCACGAGATGGCAAGATATTTGGCAAGGATGAAAACTGGCGCGGGGTTGCAGCGGATTGGGGCCCGATGCGCAGCACGTCAAAACGGCGCGACATTGCCGACTGGCTGGTGCGACAACCCTATTGCAAAGCGCCCCCCGAGCCTGTTCGCAACCGCAGCAGATATAAATCCCCGAACCGGTAG